From a single Mycolicibacterium mengxianglii genomic region:
- a CDS encoding peroxidase-related enzyme (This protein belongs to a clade of uncharacterized proteins related to peroxidases such as the alkylhydroperoxidase AhpD.) codes for MTTTADSPTDTGVLRPTRISRLNVPELDELTTAGVRGFFSRQQREEGLTSNWFRALSLNEGDLERLNAYLLPLLGSDGRTGLSAREREVIATVVSGENRCAYCHTNHANKLGKVAGDWSFGQRVAIDHHQVDELTDRERALADLAVVVNNHPQAVSDSDFAELRSLGIDDHLILEAISIAAIIGATNRIGIALAVPPNPEYTGVPGHH; via the coding sequence ATGACGACGACAGCGGACTCCCCCACCGACACCGGCGTACTCCGGCCGACCCGGATCTCGCGCCTCAACGTGCCTGAACTCGATGAGCTGACCACCGCCGGGGTACGGGGATTCTTCTCCCGCCAGCAGCGCGAGGAGGGGCTGACCTCAAACTGGTTTCGGGCCCTGTCCCTCAACGAGGGTGACCTGGAACGCCTCAACGCTTACCTGCTGCCGTTACTGGGCAGCGACGGCCGAACGGGTCTCTCGGCGCGGGAACGTGAAGTGATCGCCACCGTCGTCTCCGGTGAGAACCGGTGCGCGTACTGCCACACCAACCACGCCAACAAGCTGGGCAAGGTGGCCGGCGACTGGTCGTTCGGGCAGCGGGTGGCGATCGACCACCACCAGGTCGACGAGCTCACCGACCGCGAACGGGCCCTGGCCGACCTCGCCGTCGTGGTCAACAACCACCCACAGGCCGTCTCCGACAGCGATTTCGCCGAACTGCGCAGCCTCGGGATCGACGATCATCTGATCCTGGAAGCCATTTCCATCGCCGCGATCATCGGTGCCACCAATCGCATCGGCATCGCGCTGGCGGTGCCGCCGAACCCGGAATACACCGGGGTTCCGGGACATCACTGA
- a CDS encoding DUF7159 family protein gives MTRETDLPDDELAHLTDNAAFFTDILPGRSDPLGEPGGATRRRTRRRQHSVGRRQGVCCPERVAKVRGSVGRLTRACPKGVHVVDTVLGVSVTPTNVRSVLVEGRDADGATLDHNEYDVFSEVGVELMRARDAAEAGETPIASIGVTWSDDAELEASVVLDGMARAGLTGVSAVPLSEAVEALASSIGKFAGYQRTALCVVEPDMAAIAVVDSTEDSVDVLISHDIESEDDLIEWVDAALVDGVRPDGLFVVGSVPGLDSAASQLQTDLALPVVNPAEAELALAHGAALASADTTNLAPIDFEVPVLPKTRRNPVVAPLTMLVAGAVTLVVSLSVVVGDHLAPGIPTQSREIKQTADSPPLARPVPPAPAAPPAVAPPPAVAPVVVEEALPPAPPVEALPPAPEPEYVAPQYVPEEVPAAPPVVVPPPAVVPPPPVYQAPAFPQPKQGLWERFKEKLKPGPDGPAMQLAPGAVPPPGVFIAPPG, from the coding sequence GTGACCCGGGAAACCGACCTGCCCGACGACGAGCTCGCCCACCTGACCGACAACGCCGCGTTCTTCACCGACATCCTGCCGGGACGCTCGGATCCCTTGGGCGAGCCCGGCGGCGCGACGCGCCGCCGGACCCGTCGGCGTCAACACTCCGTTGGTCGCCGCCAAGGAGTTTGCTGCCCCGAGCGGGTAGCCAAAGTCCGCGGGTCTGTGGGTAGGCTCACCAGGGCGTGCCCGAAGGGAGTTCATGTGGTGGACACGGTGCTCGGCGTGTCGGTGACCCCGACCAATGTCCGGTCCGTGCTGGTGGAAGGGCGTGACGCTGACGGCGCCACCCTCGACCACAACGAGTACGACGTCTTCTCCGAAGTCGGAGTGGAGCTGATGCGCGCCCGCGATGCGGCCGAGGCCGGCGAGACGCCGATTGCCTCGATCGGCGTCACGTGGAGCGACGACGCCGAACTGGAGGCGTCGGTGGTGCTCGACGGAATGGCGCGGGCCGGCCTGACCGGTGTCAGCGCGGTGCCGCTGTCGGAAGCCGTCGAAGCGTTGGCCAGCAGCATCGGCAAGTTCGCCGGGTACCAGCGCACAGCGCTGTGCGTGGTGGAGCCGGACATGGCGGCGATCGCCGTGGTCGATTCCACCGAGGACTCGGTCGACGTGCTGATCAGCCATGACATCGAGAGCGAAGACGACCTGATCGAGTGGGTGGATGCCGCACTGGTTGACGGCGTGCGCCCCGACGGCCTCTTCGTCGTCGGGTCGGTGCCCGGCCTCGACAGCGCTGCAAGCCAACTCCAGACCGATCTGGCGCTGCCGGTGGTCAACCCCGCCGAGGCCGAGCTCGCGCTGGCGCACGGAGCCGCGCTGGCATCGGCGGACACCACCAACCTGGCGCCGATCGACTTCGAGGTGCCCGTACTGCCCAAGACCCGTCGCAATCCCGTCGTCGCACCGTTGACCATGCTCGTCGCCGGCGCGGTGACCTTGGTGGTCTCGCTGTCCGTCGTCGTGGGCGATCACCTGGCACCCGGCATCCCCACCCAATCGCGGGAGATCAAGCAGACCGCCGATTCACCGCCACTGGCGCGCCCGGTCCCACCGGCGCCGGCGGCTCCGCCCGCGGTCGCACCGCCTCCTGCCGTGGCACCCGTGGTGGTCGAGGAGGCGTTACCGCCGGCCCCGCCGGTCGAGGCACTGCCACCGGCACCCGAACCCGAGTACGTCGCGCCGCAGTACGTGCCGGAGGAGGTGCCCGCCGCACCCCCGGTCGTGGTGCCGCCGCCGGCAGTCGTGCCGCCCCCGCCGGTGTATCAGGCGCCCGCGTTCCCGCAGCCCAAGCAGGGTCTGTGGGAACGGTTCAAAGAAAAGCTCAAGCCAGGCCCCGACGGGCCGGCCATGCAGCTCGCGCCCGGTGCGGTGCCCCCGCCCGGGGTGTTCATCGCGCCTCCGGGCTAA
- a CDS encoding Pr6Pr family membrane protein gives MTRIVLRVAIIAAVLAAVIVVETQSRSGVLWRFITFTYQANLAAAAYYGWTLLDPRADRRAGLRGAVVLYVVVAGVIWNLYLVDMSAGYTPANLLLHVAVPTLALADWMLVGQSQGRLRWWQPLAWLAYPAAYLGLAILVLNNLGRRVPYYFLDVGRIGAAGVVANVLLLAAGFVGLGYVLWLTGRAAARTRVQ, from the coding sequence GTGACACGGATCGTGCTGCGGGTGGCGATCATCGCTGCCGTCCTGGCCGCGGTGATCGTTGTGGAAACCCAATCCCGCTCGGGTGTGCTGTGGCGGTTCATCACGTTCACCTACCAGGCGAACCTGGCGGCTGCCGCCTACTACGGGTGGACCCTACTGGACCCGCGCGCCGACCGGCGGGCCGGGCTGCGCGGGGCGGTGGTGCTCTACGTGGTGGTCGCCGGGGTGATCTGGAACCTCTACCTCGTGGACATGAGCGCGGGCTACACCCCGGCGAATCTGCTGCTGCACGTCGCGGTCCCGACGCTGGCCCTGGCCGACTGGATGCTCGTCGGGCAGAGCCAGGGCCGGCTGCGGTGGTGGCAGCCGCTTGCGTGGTTGGCCTATCCCGCCGCCTATCTGGGGCTGGCGATCCTGGTGCTCAACAACCTGGGCCGGCGCGTGCCGTACTACTTCTTGGACGTCGGCCGCATCGGTGCCGCGGGGGTCGTCGCAAACGTGCTCCTGCTCGCCGCGGGCTTCGTCGGTCTGGGGTACGTCCTGTGGTTGACGGGCCGGGCGGCAGCGAGAACCCGGGTTCAGTGA
- a CDS encoding nitronate monooxygenase, translating into MHTPLCDQLGIDVPIFAFTHCRDVVVAVSKAGGFGVLGAVGFSPEQLEIELNWIDENIGDHPYGVDIVIPNKYEGMDSNMSAEELTTTLQSMVPAGHLDFAKKLLADHGVPIDDSDDNALQLLGWTEATATPQVEIALRHPKMTLIANALGTPPADMIKHIHDEGRKVAALCGSPSQARKHADAGVDIIIAQGGEAGGHSGEIGSIVLWPQVVREVAPVPVLAAGGIGDGTQIAAALALGAQGAWTGSQWLMVEEAENTPVQQAAYAKATSRDTVRSRSFTGKPARMLRNDWTEAWENPDNPKPLGMPLQYMVSGMAVAATHKYPDETVDVAFNPVGQVVGQLTKVEKTSAVIERWVQEYLDATGRLNELNEAAGV; encoded by the coding sequence ATGCACACTCCCCTCTGCGATCAACTGGGCATCGACGTCCCGATCTTCGCGTTCACCCACTGCCGCGACGTGGTGGTCGCAGTCAGCAAGGCCGGCGGCTTCGGGGTGCTGGGAGCGGTGGGCTTCAGCCCCGAACAGCTCGAGATCGAGCTGAACTGGATCGACGAGAACATCGGCGATCACCCGTACGGCGTGGACATCGTGATCCCCAACAAATACGAGGGCATGGATTCCAACATGTCGGCCGAGGAGCTCACCACGACGCTGCAGTCGATGGTGCCGGCCGGACACCTGGACTTCGCCAAGAAACTTCTCGCCGATCACGGTGTGCCCATCGATGACAGCGACGACAATGCCCTGCAGCTGCTCGGCTGGACCGAGGCCACTGCCACCCCTCAGGTCGAAATCGCTCTGCGCCACCCGAAGATGACGCTGATCGCCAATGCGCTGGGCACCCCGCCGGCGGACATGATCAAACACATTCACGATGAAGGCCGCAAAGTGGCCGCGCTGTGCGGCTCGCCCTCACAGGCGCGCAAGCACGCCGACGCCGGCGTGGACATCATCATCGCCCAGGGCGGCGAGGCCGGCGGTCACAGCGGGGAGATCGGTTCCATCGTGTTGTGGCCGCAGGTGGTCCGGGAGGTCGCGCCGGTACCGGTGCTGGCGGCCGGCGGCATCGGTGACGGCACTCAGATCGCCGCCGCGCTGGCGCTGGGTGCGCAAGGCGCCTGGACCGGCTCGCAGTGGCTGATGGTGGAAGAGGCCGAGAACACCCCGGTGCAGCAGGCTGCCTATGCCAAGGCCACCAGCCGCGACACCGTACGCAGCCGGTCATTCACCGGCAAGCCCGCCCGGATGCTGCGCAACGACTGGACCGAGGCGTGGGAAAACCCCGACAACCCGAAGCCGCTCGGAATGCCGTTGCAGTACATGGTTTCCGGGATGGCGGTCGCCGCCACCCACAAGTACCCGGACGAGACGGTCGACGTGGCGTTCAACCCCGTCGGCCAGGTGGTCGGTCAGCTCACCAAGGTGGAGAAGACCTCCGCGGTGATCGAACGCTGGGTGCAGGAGTACCTGGATGCCACCGGTCGGCTCAACGAGCTCAATGAGGCAGCCGGGGTCTGA
- a CDS encoding GNAT family N-acetyltransferase produces the protein MTDQDIAALRREISEALLTALDRRHDVLDAIVEAEDQPAAVAKIAELLGISARGAEAVVGLSFDRLTRQSRRTIAKELEDVNSQLSFLLGERPASLDESLTLRPFDGDNDRDIFAARTQDIGAAGDGSGAPAGGLDDEIGAALSRVHAEEAAWFVALEGSEKVGMVFGELVDGEVNVRVWIHPDHRKKGYGTAALRRSRTEMASYFPAVPMVVRTPAAVPAT, from the coding sequence ATGACCGACCAAGATATTGCTGCCCTCCGCCGGGAGATCTCCGAGGCCCTCCTGACGGCGCTGGACCGCCGCCACGACGTGCTCGACGCGATCGTCGAGGCCGAAGACCAGCCCGCCGCGGTCGCCAAGATCGCTGAGCTGCTCGGCATCTCCGCGCGCGGCGCCGAAGCGGTGGTGGGTCTGTCGTTCGATCGCCTGACCCGGCAGTCCCGGCGCACCATCGCCAAAGAACTCGAAGACGTCAACAGTCAACTGAGCTTCCTGCTCGGCGAGCGGCCCGCCAGCCTGGACGAGAGCCTCACGCTGCGACCGTTCGACGGTGACAACGACCGCGACATCTTCGCCGCCCGGACTCAGGACATCGGCGCCGCCGGCGACGGTTCCGGCGCCCCCGCCGGAGGTCTTGACGACGAGATCGGCGCCGCCCTGTCCCGGGTGCACGCCGAGGAGGCGGCCTGGTTCGTCGCGCTGGAAGGCTCCGAGAAGGTCGGCATGGTGTTCGGCGAACTCGTCGACGGCGAGGTCAACGTCCGGGTCTGGATCCACCCCGACCACCGCAAGAAGGGCTACGGGACCGCCGCGCTGCGCCGCTCGCGTACTGAGATGGCGTCGTACTTCCCGGCGGTACCGATGGTGGTTCGCACACCGGCAGCCGTGCCGGCCACATAG
- a CDS encoding cytochrome P450: MPSPSLPPGFDFTDPDLNRERLPIDELAELRRTAPVWWNAQPVGEGGFDDGGYWVVTKHKDVKEISLRSDIFSSLAKTALPRYPKGSTGEQIETGKYVLLNMDAPHHTHLRKIISRGFTPRAVERLREDLHTRARDIVAKAAAEGSGDFVEQVACELPLQAIAGLIGIPLEDRRKIFDWSNQMVSDDDPEFAHHDGRSSATELILYAMQLAAIRAEQPGDDIVTKLIEADVDGHKLTDDEFGFFMVLLAVAGNETTRNSITHGMIAFTENPDQWELYKRERPATAADEIVRWATPVTSFQRTALVDTELSGVAIKAGQRVVMSYRSANFDEEVFEEPFQFDILRNPNPHVGFGGTGAHYCVGANLARMTIDLIFGAIADQMPDLTPVSTPERLRSGWLNGIKHWRVHYTGKHADQHAQLV, encoded by the coding sequence ATGCCGAGCCCCAGCCTGCCCCCCGGCTTCGATTTCACCGATCCCGACCTGAATCGGGAACGGCTACCCATCGACGAGCTTGCCGAGCTGCGTCGTACGGCGCCGGTCTGGTGGAACGCGCAGCCGGTCGGTGAGGGCGGGTTCGACGACGGCGGGTACTGGGTGGTGACGAAACACAAGGATGTCAAGGAAATCTCGCTGCGCAGCGACATCTTCTCCAGCCTCGCCAAGACCGCGCTGCCGCGGTACCCGAAGGGCAGCACCGGTGAGCAGATCGAGACCGGGAAGTACGTCCTGCTCAATATGGACGCCCCGCACCACACACACCTGCGCAAGATCATCTCGCGCGGTTTCACCCCGCGCGCGGTGGAACGGCTGCGCGAGGACCTGCACACCCGCGCCCGCGACATCGTCGCCAAAGCCGCCGCCGAGGGATCAGGCGATTTCGTCGAACAGGTGGCCTGCGAACTACCGCTGCAGGCCATCGCGGGACTGATCGGCATCCCGTTGGAGGACCGCAGGAAGATCTTCGACTGGTCCAACCAGATGGTCAGCGATGACGATCCCGAGTTCGCGCACCACGACGGTCGCAGCTCGGCCACCGAATTGATCCTCTACGCCATGCAGTTGGCGGCGATCCGGGCCGAGCAACCCGGCGACGACATCGTCACCAAACTGATCGAGGCCGACGTCGACGGCCACAAACTCACCGATGACGAATTCGGGTTCTTCATGGTCCTGCTGGCCGTCGCCGGAAACGAGACCACCCGCAACTCGATCACCCACGGCATGATCGCGTTCACCGAGAACCCCGACCAGTGGGAACTCTACAAACGGGAACGCCCGGCCACTGCCGCCGACGAGATCGTGCGCTGGGCGACGCCGGTGACGTCGTTCCAGCGCACTGCCCTGGTGGACACCGAACTGTCCGGGGTGGCGATCAAGGCGGGCCAGCGGGTGGTGATGTCGTACCGCTCCGCCAACTTCGACGAAGAGGTCTTCGAGGAGCCGTTCCAGTTCGACATCCTGCGCAATCCGAACCCACACGTCGGTTTCGGCGGCACAGGTGCGCACTACTGCGTCGGCGCGAACCTTGCGCGGATGACGATCGACCTGATCTTCGGCGCCATCGCCGACCAGATGCCCGATCTGACCCCGGTGTCCACACCCGAGCGGCTGCGTTCCGGCTGGCTCAACGGCATCAAGCACTGGCGTGTCCACTACACCGGCAAGCACGCCGATCAGCACGCCCAGCTGGTTTAG
- a CDS encoding thiol-disulfide oxidoreductase DCC family protein — MEGTLFFDGGCGMCTRARNLLVRFDRTGNLQTEPYQQPGTAQRLGVPPEQLPESVWWLGEAGEVYAAAEAVNAALSSALGTRAPLQIYRIPGVGQVQEAVYRWVADNRYRFPGTTPFCETDPAAC; from the coding sequence ATGGAAGGCACCCTCTTTTTCGACGGCGGGTGCGGGATGTGCACCCGTGCCCGAAACCTGCTGGTGCGGTTCGACCGCACCGGCAACCTGCAGACCGAGCCGTACCAGCAACCGGGTACCGCACAACGGCTCGGTGTGCCCCCCGAACAGCTACCCGAATCCGTGTGGTGGCTCGGCGAGGCCGGCGAGGTTTATGCCGCCGCCGAGGCCGTCAACGCTGCGCTGTCCTCGGCGCTCGGCACCCGGGCGCCCCTGCAGATCTACCGCATTCCCGGCGTCGGGCAGGTCCAGGAGGCGGTCTACCGCTGGGTGGCCGACAACCGGTACCGCTTCCCGGGGACCACCCCGTTCTGCGAGACGGACCCGGCTGCCTGCTGA